Genomic window (Arachis hypogaea cultivar Tifrunner chromosome 13, arahy.Tifrunner.gnm2.J5K5, whole genome shotgun sequence):
cagaTAAACAGCAAAGAATGGTCCTCTTCTAAACCCTAATTGCAAAATCTTATCTCCTCTTTGATGCTGCACCTTCTCTGAAGCTCGACTTCCTCTGCTTGAAAAAGGATGAAGTATGATGCATGCCAATCTGAAGCGACACACAGCAGCAAGCAAGCGACACGAAATAAAAACCAGGCACATCGAAAGAGGACAACTTGCTACTGTGGGGAATGGCCTGTGCTCGCCACCTCATCGACAGTAGAAAATCCCGGGCGGAGGTTCTGGGGTTGCGTTAACTTTGGGGTGAGGTTTAGCCATGTGTATTTTTGTTGTTGAGTTATATATTTTGACAATCTGTGGAAGTGACTCGGTTGTCTCATATTTGGTCTAGATTGGAGAAGAATGCGGCTATTTTGTATGGGCAGAGCCAGAGGAAGAGCCCCCACAAGTTTCAAGGTTAAGAATGAAGGTCAGAAATTTGAAGAGCAAATTGGATAAGGTTGAGTTCAGGTTCATGGTTGCAGTGAGAGTTGCTTTAGTTGGATGGACAGTTGCCCTAATATTGGTTTGTGAGAAAACAACCAGCACCAAATTTGGGAGACTTTTACTACAATGATGTTGCTGGAGATGATGAGGTTTAGGAGAAAATCATTAGATCCCTAACTTGTGCTCTATATTTTGGCTTAGAAATAGAACTGATGTTGAAATGGTTGGTGTTTTGTTGAAATCAATGAAATTAGAATGAAATGATGTTTTGTGTTATATTTTGTATTCTGTTTAAAGTGTTATATTCTGCAATGTTATATTTTGCAATGTTATATTTTGCAGCTGAAATAAAGTGTTATATTTTGCATTCTGTTTAGACTAAGTAAGTCATGAGCATAACAACAATCTGAACTCTAACATATTACTTAATCACCAACCATAAAGATTGTCATTGGCTACAACCACAATAGATTCACAGCAAAATAACAAAACAAGAGCTACACATTTTGCTCCACAATAATAAACTGCAGTCTTTAAACTAGTTTTGACACATTATAATGATACTAAAGAGAAGTCTTTTACTCAAAAATAAAGTTTCCAGAAAACATAAAACTTCACACATCATAATCAACACATCTTTTTCCATACTTTGGGAGGTGTCCTAGCCATGAACTTGAGTTGGGATATGCTGACGTGCTTGGATGGGCTTGGCAGCACCCTGAGATTGTTGTGCTTGGTAGCATCCTTGAGTTGTTGTACAGAATCATTGTTCGACGGGGTCAGCTTAGCCTTCTTTGACGTAGCCTGAGATTGCTGGGAACTCACATCATTGGCAGATAATTTTCTCTTTGGCCTTGACATCGTGGTCTTCTTTCCTGCAGCTTGTGATTCCTTATAAGCCTGGCTAGAGATAGTACTAGAGACATTGCTTGAGATAGTGCTAGAGATGATTCTTGAAGCTCTTCTTGTAGATCTAGCAACTTTGTTAGCCTAGTTAACAGCCACAACACGACATTATAATCTTTGAATGCAATCAATAAAAATGAAGCCAGAACTAGAAAAAAACAACTATCGTACTTACCGAACTAGTGGCAGCTACTTTGCGCTTCTTTAGACAGGTTCATTTGTTGTGGCCTCTAGCAAAACAATAGGAGCACTTTTGATTCTGCCCTTCCCGAGATACTCCTCCCCTAGTTGGGTTCTCATCTGCAGCTTTATTCCATTTGAGTTTAGGCCTTCCAATGGGTTTTCTGTAGATTGGTGGCAAAACGTCATCAAATTGTGTCTTCTCCCACAGGTTGGGGCCATTCACTGGATACACCACATGTTGGTAGCACTCAGAGTAAGTTGCTTTCTTGTAACAGTTTGCAACAAAGTTGTCCACATTGAAGCACATCTTCCTAATGCAGGTCATGGCATGGGCACAGGGGATTCCGGACAACTGAAACTTCCTGCACGAACACTCGTGATTCTTCAAATCAACCACGAACTTCTCTTTGCCTCCATGAATGCTAGTTACCTCATATTTATCACGACCAGCATAGGTGCTCACCCACTTACCACTTGCATCAGCTTGTTTTTCAACCTTAATCCTGATACGGGGCAACACCTCCCTTGGGTATTCAATTATCCGATCTCTATTATCAGCCCAACGCCTCATAATGTATACTCTGATGTCTTCAAGCATGCTGACTATAGGTTTCTCTCTGGCGTCCACAATCACATAGTTAAATACTTCACACATGTTGTTAACCATTGTATCACACTTAGACCAAGTTCCAAACTTATGTTGGCACCAATATCTGGTTGGTATCTCCATAAGGTGGTTGTAGGCTCCATTATCAACCTTTTGGATTTCAGCCATGTTTCTCTCCTACTCTTGTAAATAAGTGGCTTTTGTAGCATTCCACATCATCAGTTTTAGTTGCAGCCCTGGGAATCTCTTCCTAAAATTGCTTTAAAGATGTCTAACACAAAATCTATGATCCACTCCGGGAATGAGCTCATCGAAGGTTAGAACTAAACCCTAAATCCATCATAAATCAGTTTTAGTTGAAGCATTAATTAAATCAGTATGATATGGGATAGGCACAATTAAGTAAGTACCTCTATTGGACATGCACAATTCAAACCTCTACTCATACATTTCAAGCACTAGGTTCACTAGGGCAGGAACTCAAACAGTAACACTAGGATCAATAATGTACCTATCAGCAAGTCTAACACTAACACTAAGATCACTAACGTAGCTATAAGCAAGTCTAACACTAACACTAACACTATCAATAAAGTAAGTAGAGAAATAAGTACCTTTTGTTGGTCAGACATGAAGGTGCATCTCCTTATCTTGTCACTCCCAAAGTCATCACACAGATTGGTGAGAAACCAAGTCCATGTGTCCTTAGTCTCTGCTTCAATCCGTATGCTATTGGAAATATCTGGTCATTCGGGTCCCAGCCAATAGCCGTGAGAAGTTGACCTCCATATGGTGTCTTGATGAAGCACCCGTCAAGGCAAATTATTGGTCTGCACACCATAAAACTCTTCTTGCATGCATCAAGGCACACATAAAGTCTTTGAAACTTTGGCCTTAAATCCACACCCGGTTTTGGTCTCTCAGAAGCAAACTCAGGTGGTCTCTCCACTTGCAACTTAATTGTAGAACCCGGGTTAGAGCTCAACAATTCATGACAATAGTCATAGAGTCTCCGATACTGCTCTATGTACGTTCCTTGTAACTCATCAAGTGCAAACTGTTTAACCCAGGCAGCTTTAGACTTAGTCAGCTCTACATTCCACTTGCTGTATGCTTTCTTCATTAGTGTGGAGAGCTTTATCTTTGGATTCTCAGCGATCTTTTTTAGAAACACCTTGCTCAACCATTTTGCATGCATAATCCCAATTTTCAACTCTCTAGAACAACTATGCTTGTTATGGCAGCTGGTTAATTGCCATGTTTGCTCATTCTTTATTTTCCCACAGTATGCAAACCACTTGCAACCCTCCACGCAAGTAATCTTCACTCTCTGAAGGTCAACCTTATCAAACCTCAAACCCCTCCCAGTGTGTACAGCATAGGCAGTGTCACAATCCTTAAACTCTTCTCTTGAGACATAAAGAGTTCCAACTCCCACTTGTACTCACTCATGTCCTTTAGCTGCTTGTCCAACGGATACTCCTTGGAAACACTattatcatcctcatcatcatcaataataGGCATATCCAGAAAATCTTCAGAATCATATCCTTCTTCCTCATCACCTAAACCTGCAACGACCTTCTCCTTACCTTTGTCACTCCTACTATCTTTTGCTGCGTCTGTTTGGGTTTCAGTTGATGCAGTCTTGAATCTATCCCCTACCCTGATGTTGACATCTACTAACCCCTCTGCCCCTTCTTTCTCATCATCACTGTCACCAAACACAACTTCGGCAGCACTA
Coding sequences:
- the LOC112735167 gene encoding uncharacterized protein, which codes for MHAKWLSKVFLKKIAENPKIKLSTLMKKAYSKWNVELTKSKAAWVKQFALDELQGTYIEQYRRLYDYCHELLSSNPGSTIKLQVERPPEFASERPKPGVDLRPKFQRLYVCLDACKKSFMVCRPIICLDGCFIKTPYGGQLLTAIGWDPNDQIFPIAYGLKQRLRTHGLGFSPICVMTLGVTR